In Streptococcus respiraculi, one DNA window encodes the following:
- a CDS encoding PHP domain-containing protein: MRDNHLHTYFSYDAEAQFEDYLAIYEGEIVTTEHFDLSNPYLGGPRDDVPDYQAYTEQIERLNQQYGNRIKKGIEIGYYAPREADTLAYLEGKEFDLKLLSVHHNGSFDYLEDDVLSLNQKEHIVSYLQEVEQAIERIPADVLAHFDYGFRKLSLTVDELREFEPQLRRLFQKMMDYNLAFELNSKSMYLYDNESLYLYALSILQEMGCKRYSIGSDGHFQSHFRLHFDRIEQILDECGIQEEWLV; encoded by the coding sequence ATGCGGGATAACCATTTGCATACCTATTTTTCTTACGATGCAGAGGCACAATTTGAAGATTATTTAGCTATTTATGAGGGAGAAATTGTGACAACAGAACATTTTGATTTGTCCAATCCTTATCTAGGTGGTCCTCGTGATGATGTACCAGATTATCAAGCATACACAGAGCAAATTGAGCGACTGAATCAGCAGTATGGAAATAGGATTAAAAAGGGAATTGAAATTGGTTATTATGCTCCTCGAGAAGCGGATACTTTAGCTTATTTAGAAGGAAAAGAATTCGATTTGAAACTGCTTTCTGTCCATCATAATGGTAGTTTTGATTATTTGGAGGACGACGTTTTATCTTTGAATCAAAAAGAGCATATTGTGTCTTACTTGCAAGAGGTAGAACAAGCCATTGAGCGAATTCCAGCAGATGTGCTGGCTCATTTTGATTATGGTTTCAGAAAACTTTCGCTTACAGTCGATGAATTACGAGAGTTTGAACCACAATTACGTAGGCTCTTTCAGAAGATGATGGATTACAATCTAGCCTTTGAATTAAACAGCAAGTCCATGTACTTGTATGACAATGAGTCACTCTATCTCTATGCCCTTTCTATCTTGCAGGAAATGGGTTGCAAACGCTATTCTATTGGTTCTGACGGACATTTTCAAAGTCATTTTCGTCTGCATTTTGACCGTATTGAGCAAATCTTAGACGAGTGCGGCATTCAAGAAGAATGGTTGGTATAG